Proteins from one Plasmodium gaboni strain SY75 chromosome 4, whole genome shotgun sequence genomic window:
- a CDS encoding hypothetical protein (conserved Plasmodium protein, unknown function) produces MENIYNDMEEYGKICQLYQEKKQKKEKKKNKDDDNEENILDEDILWMYETKEEKEIKEQEEYLLGKKIDMQKLMQDDEEEKDQGGILNKNNNNNNNNNKNNIDNLNKIREDPLTLIKKIELKKKKMMDEQKRLLELQESRENQQTKYDINKTNSRPIKKVKDCEEELRRKINKLKEMNRERERKKKKIYKDRKKKERSEKNYSNSEMDDTSNESYTNSDTYDNTVTSTNMETNMEREIKRRRKDERERDRERERERERERERERERRRYVEREKRRIMERERRRAMERQEEMERERERERERERERKRRKELERERRKEKERRKYLDKERTKRYIRSSSSSIYNDRERKKYEDRKRKKKNHIRSISQSTYSYDKRERKKYTDRDKNRDKDRDKRRYTKSSSISYLEKEKKKKNNKKKESKKSLSNDSSQSDNKTVKDKKEKKKKEREQFKQKENYENLNTASNEHVSYESDTYENNKNDKEENSQSEKEINSQSDKEVNSQSDKEVNSQSDND; encoded by the coding sequence atggaaaatatttataatgatatgGAAGAGTATGGCAAAATATGCCAACTATATCAAGagaaaaaacaaaagaaagaaaagaaaaaaaataaagacgatgataatgaagaaaatattttagaTGAAGACATACTTTGGATGTATGAAAcaaaagaagaaaaagaaataaaggaacaagaagaatatttacttggaaaaaaaattgatatGCAAAAACTAATGCAagatgatgaagaagaaaaagatcAAGGAGgaatattaaataaaaacaacaacaataataataataataataaaaacaatattgataatttaaataaaattcGAGAAGATCCATTAAcattaattaaaaaaattgaattaaaaaaaaaaaaaatgatggATGAACAAAAAAGATTATTAGAATTACAAGAATCCAGAGAAAATCAACAAAcaaaatatgatataaataaaacaaacTCAAGACcaataaaaaaagttaaAGATTGTGAAGAGGAATTAAGaaggaaaataaataaactTAAAGAAATGAATAGAGAAAGAGaaaggaagaaaaaaaaaatatataaagacagaaagaaaaaagaaagaagtgaaaaaaattattcaaataGCGAAATGGATGATACTAGTAATGAGTCGTATACAAATAGTGATACATATGATAATACAGTAACTAGTACGAATATGGAAACGAATATGGAAAGggaaataaaaagaagACGAAAGGATGAAAGGGAAAGAGATAGGGAAAGAGAAAGGGAAAGAGAAAGGGAAAGAGAAAGAGAAAGGGAAAGACGGAGGTATGTGGAGAGGGAAAAAAGGAGAATTATGGAAAGAGAAAGAAGAAGAGCTATGGAAAGACAAGAAGAAATGGAAAGAGAGAGAGAGAGAGAGAGAGAACGAGAACgagaaagaaaaagaagaaagGAACTAGAAAGAGAGagaagaaaagaaaaagaaaggAGAAAATATCTTGATAAAGAAAGAAcaaaaagatatataagAAGTAGTAGTTctagtatatataatgaccgagaaagaaaaaaatatgaagatagaaaaagaaaaaaaaaaaatcatataagAAGTATAAGTCAAAGTACATATAGTTATGATAAAagagaaagaaaaaaatatacagATAGAGATAAAAATAGAGATAAAGATAGAGataaaagaagatataCAAAAAGTTCAAGTATCAGTTATCttgaaaaagaaaaaaagaaaaaaaataataaaaaaaaagaaagcAAAAAAAGTTTATCCAATGACAGTTCACAAAGTGATAATAAAACTGTAAAGgataaaaaggaaaagaaaaaaaaagaaagagAACAATTTAAACAAAAGGAAAATTATGAGAATTTAAATACTGCAAGTAATGAACATGTATCATATGAAAGTGATacatatgaaaataataaaaatgataaagaaGAAAACAGCCAAAgtgaaaaagaaataaacAGCCAAAGTGATAAAGAAGTAAACAGCCAAAGTGACAAAGAAGTAAACAGCCAAAGCGATAATGATTAA
- a CDS encoding hypothetical protein (conserved Plasmodium protein, unknown function) translates to MELKKYIGFFLLIFFICPIKTFILKNNNNLSPYIIYLRHKNKNRLNVKINDIINFKDKNELRKEIITHSKKLCLDLNEEQLRNIENNLYEFFNNLKLKNINIDLDEKKISENKENIKSLPLVEHEKIQEKFQTKNLKKEGDYFVIDSNSLSD, encoded by the exons atggaattaaaaaaatatataggattttttcttcttatatttttcatatgtCCTATTAAAACtttcattttaaaaaacaaCAATAACCTTTCTCCATATATCATATACTTGAGgcataaaaataaaaatcgcttaaatgttaaaataaatgatataataaactTTAAAG ataaaaatgaattgaggaaagaaattataactcattccaaaaaattatgtttAGACTTAAATGAAGAACAG CTACGAAATATAGAAAAcaatttatatgaatttttcaataatttaaaattaaagaatattaatata gatttagatgaaaaaaaaataagtgaaaataaagaaaatataaaatcatTGCCACTAGTGGAGCATGAAAAAATACAAGAAAAA TTCCAAACaaaaaatttgaaaaaagaaggggattattttgttatagACTCTAACAGTCTTTCTgattaa